aaaaggaataaaaaaattaataaaaagaaaaaagaagagaaaacctTAAACCTGTATTCCTTGTAGCGATCAAAAGAATCACCGCTCCAACCACGAGTTTTGTCCGCGGCCATAACCGAAAACGAAATCAGACACAGCACTACTTCGCTTAACCGAAACCCTAATGCAACTTTTTTCGCCATCATTTCTCTCTTCGGCACCACCGAACTGGGCGGCGCCACCGGCCTCGGTCGCGTCCGACCAACGGTGGCCGACGACTTCGTCTCCGGCCAAACGGGGCGGGTGACCACGGCCTCCGGAGGCGGGTTCCGGTGCTCGGACTCCGGCGCGGGGGGCGCGGCCTGGGCGAATTGAGTCGAAGTTGTCTCGACGATGACGATGGCGCGGGAGTTGTCATTTTGCGGCGAGTGGAAGGGGTCGGCGTTGTCGAAGAGCGGGAAGGATCGGAGAGGCGAGTGGGGCGAGTCGAACTGAGTCGAGGACTCGGAGGTTTTGGACGATGAGGTCTTCATGGAGGGCATGGCTATGTTGTTGGAAATGGTAGTGGCGGAatttaaagaaaaggaaaagggaataaaaaaagtgtttggGTGGtgagaaagtgaaaagaaactgTGGGGAACTAGGGATTTTTTGGCTTCTGTGATCGAGCCACGTGGAATGATGTACGGTTTGTTGGGGATTTTGATTCTTGGAGTGCAGAAAGGATAAAGTGTGGGTTCTGTATGAGATACCAGCCTCCACACACTGTCCTGGTAGTACAATTTTTTTGGAGTGCAGAAATGATAAAGTGTGGGTCTGTCAAATATCCAAGggtttcaaatatatatatacggCATTTTCTTATGAATTACActaattcttttaattatttaaaaaatattatattatactttCTTGTAAGAAGGTTAttataaatcttataaaaatataaaaaatgtatgtaATTCTGgtgtaaaaaagtaaaataataaagataaagaaatgaataataataagtaagaaatagaataaaaaagttAGTGAGTTCCATCATATTTTTACTCTATTTTCATTCAATTGAACAATCAACcttgaaaaaataaacatatgtatgataattttaatttgttgacaatataaattttttattcttgtaatataggaaaattaaaattataatatttatactttttcaCAATAGTTTTATCTCGCTTTTTCCCCcctctttttcattttgttctctcctttaaatataaaaatgagacATACGACaactattttttgaaaaaataaagtttctGTCCACAATAATTATGACATTAGTGCttctcattttaaataaaagtttcaTTACCTCAATAACACCTTTCTTTTTCAGTATTCCATCAATTAACTTTTCGATAACGAGGTTTAACAATTCTTGATAATAATTAGGAAATGATTATGACGGCTTTATGATTGTACGTAACACAAGCAGTTCACCCTTTTTCATCGCTTTAAATTTGCATGGTTTTTTTGTTAACTAAGACCAAACAAGATACAACATGGAGGAAATCCAAGTAGGTCCAGTCCATATacttataaataaagttttaagactCAAACCGATGAATTGTGGTTCGATTGTTGGATTGAATAAAGTCACAATTTGGTCAGGTGTATTTTTGATCTGAAGCAACTTAGATTGACATGATCGGATTTATGATCAAACCGGTAACCCGTCAACTTGGATTAGgtcacttatatttttttctagttATGGTCAAAACGATATAGTTTCAATTtgaatccattttaattttagaaaccCTATCTATCTATACTGCTCGCCAACCTCTCATTCCTTCCTCTCATTGTGACATCATGCATTTCATCAACAACGTTGTCTAGAGCCGCAAGTGAgtccaactattttttttcccattttgctttattttagttttttgggTGTGATTTTGAGTTAAATTGATCTTTTCATTCATTGTTGAACCTTTTTTGTGGTCACAATTGCattttttgttgagttaaattGATTTAGAAGTGGTTTTAATTGCGGTTAAGTTGCAAATGAAATTGTAGTcccaaatcattttttaaaactgtgATTTGAAACTTtggattgattttttatattttataatctaCATTGATGTGATATGATTATGTTTCATTTTAGTGTGGATATTGATATCTACTGTCATTGATGTTAAAATTTAGAGATaatagtcattttttaaattgtgttctttatattttgtttatattttttaagacttGAATTTCAATGCGTTAGgagaaatattttaagataggtacaaaaaatttatatttttttattatagactAGATTACACGAGTCAACTACTAACCTACTGATTGGACTACTAATCCAATGTCTCAATATCATGACTATGTCAATTATcaagattgattttaaaaactatgCCTATAAGCTTTTACAATATAGAAAAAACATCACATTTCTTTCATGTGTGGGCTATCTTAAGTGTGGAAAAGGCACAAATTCCTTCAAACACTTCAACCAATTGGCAATGTTCCTCCCTTTAATGACATTCATTCAAACAAAACCACTACGGAAAGTAAACTCCTATATATGAGATTACTTAAGCTTGTCTTACTTTTCACAAAACACCTTTTATCTCTTTACCCTCTACCAAAAGCACGTATAGGTTTATACAGGAATCTACCTACAATGGCCCTGAAAAGCATCTTTCTCCCAAAATTATCTTGAGGCACGATGCGAGCTTAAGATACCATAGTCATATTCTTTCCTCTTATAAGAGAGCATAAGAAACATATAACTTTTTACTGTTATTTCCTGCCTTTGCAGAGTAAAGAATCACCaccactatatatataaaagattgtTTGTGTAAGTGTAATTAAAAAGTCTCATGGATCATAAGAGAAAGGGAGATATAGAGtaaatgaaaggaaaatataTGCTGTGATAAGAGGCATTAAGGAAATCAACCTAAAGAATTTCACCAAATCCATAACCATTTAGTTGTATAAGTGGGTTGCTGCTGGAGACATATTTATTCAGATCTCCATgagtttataattaaataattcaatggCATAAGCAAAAACTATTAGAAACAAATCCAAATGATTTCtctttctgataaaaaaaatcttaacgttGAAAAAAGGTGATGGCCATTGAGGATAGTGATTGCAGCAGCTTGTTATCCCAATACTCAAGGACAGAAACAAAAATGGAGCCAGCCTATCTCCTTGTCTCAAACCTCTCTCGTATATAAACTCCTTAGTAGGGCTCCCATTCACCAAAACTGACATGGTAGATGACTCCACACAACCTTTCATCCATGATATCCATTTTGAGCAAAAAACCGCATCTAAATAACATGAAATATAAGAGTGACCACCTGATTAAGTTGTAGGCCTTTTCAAAATCCGCTTTGAAATTCAAACACTCCTTATTCTTTTGCCTTGGCCTCCTGTATGACTTCATTTGCAATGACCACGCCATCCAATATATTTCTACCACCAAGAAATGCGGATTGAGACTCATGAATAACTTTTTGTAGCACCTTCCTAAGACGAAGAGATAAAGACTTTGGCAATAATCTTATATAGACAACCCACGAGAGAGATTAATCTAAACTCATTTAAACCAATTGGGTTATCTATCTTAGGAATAAGTGCCACAAAGGTTGCATTTGTTTCTCTAGGTAAACCCCATATCTATGAAATTCATGCAGCACCTTCATGACGTCTTCCTCCAAGAACTCTCAACAAGCTTTCACAAATTGGAAATTATATACATcagggccaagacatttatttCCATCACATTCCCATACTGCTTGTTTCACCTTCTCCACTGAGAATTGTGCCACTAGCATATCATTATCCCTTTGAACAATGGTCTCGAAGGGAACATCATCTAGTGAAATAGCACCACACCCTGCTCCTTATATTTTAGCTCAATGAATCTCTTAACCTCCTCCTTGATGTGATTCAATTCCTCAACCCATAAACCATTAATAAAGACCCTCTTCAAATCATTTGCTATTCTCTATCAGTTTACTATTTTATGGAAAAATTTTGAATTCTCATCCTCCTCTTTCAGCCACCTTACTCTAGACTTTTTATATAGCAATGACTCATGTCTTCTAGAAATATTCCATAGCTCCTCAGTTGATATTTTCCACTTTTGAATTTCAGGATTTGTAAGTAACCATAACTCTGCCCTCCTATCCAACTCCCCCATCTCCTTAATCACCAATGTTTTCTTGCCCTCCATATCCCCAAAGACATCAACATTCCATCTACGCGGTTACCTGCTAAAGGAATATCCACTCTAAGCTCACCAAACGTATATCAATTCTACTGATTGTTGATCCTGCTGGGCTAAACCAAGTGAATTGCTTCCCTGCTAAAGGAATATCCAACTAATTCATATCATCTATGAACTTATTGAATTCCTTTATCTCCATTGAGTCATAAACCTGAATCCCCTTTGCTTCTCTTGTCTCTATCTTTCTCTCTAACAACATTAAAATCGCCTATAAAACAACGCAAACCATCTCCAATTGATGCTTTGATCCTCACCAACCTTTCCCAAAGACGTCTTTTTTCTAATAAAGCACATTgtgaatatatattaaaaactgtTACTGGAATAGGTTCACCTTTAAAGCATCCTCTAATCCCAAGATAGCCTTCCTCGGAGAATATATcagacaaaacaaaatgatcctTCCTCCATAATATTATTAATCCCCTACCTGTATTCCTAGACGGATAAGCCTTCCACTCCACTAAATGATCACCCCAAAGTATCATACACAACTTATCTGAGATTTGTTGCCTTTTTTTTCCTGCAAACATACAAAATCTGCTTTTTCAGCTTGTATTACTTTCCTCAGCTCTTTCCACTTAAACCTTCCCCCCAAACCTCTAGTATTCAAACTCAGTAACTTCATAATAGACCAGCAATATCCCTACTGATTTCTTCTCCCTTAATCTTCTGAATTTCGTTCGTATCCCTGGCCTCCATTTCTTTGGAAGTATTCACAAATCCCTTACCGTCACAACCAAATAACACACCTGCTACCTGACCCTTTTCCACAATTCTGCTCGCTTCTTGATTTTCAGCATGAATTTAAACAATCCTTCTGCTTTTTCTACGACCCATCTCTAATTTGGCTCTTATAGTTGAGCTTCCCGATACGCTATGTCTTCTACATCTTGGATCATAATCTGACATGTACACCTTTGTATCCTATTTAGCTGTGTATACTCCCTTCATCCTGTGGTGGAGGCCAACCATTGTCATCCATTAAACTTCTTGAGTCATCTGAATCTCCTTCCTCCCCCCTCCAACTGTCCACCGATGAAGCCCTTGATTCTATATCAAACCCTCCACTTTCTTTGCAACAACTCCTCTCTTCAACCATTTCTGTTTCCTCCAATAGTCTTAAGGGGAAAATGCGGCCAATAATGCACAACTTCTCAAATCCACTTATTTCCTTGCTCAGCGGAACACTCACCAAGAATAGCATAGGAGACTCTGGAAAGCATTTCTGTTTCTCTATCCATAGCTATAAAACTACCAAATGCAGTGGCCACCTTTGTGAAACATTCAGTATTCCACAATTGTAGCGGTAAGCCATATAGCATCTTAACCAGACCATTCTGCTACCCAATGCTATCTCTGGACTCCATGACTCAAACATGGTACCAAGCCAATTCTCTTCTCCTCCAAGTCATCTTGTCCAGCTGAGCCTCAAGATGACTTGGGTCATTGATATTTGCTTCTTGTCTTAGAGATAAAGAGATCCACAACCCTTCCCCATCTAAGAAAAATCTGCCACATCTGTTCTTCCTTAAAGTTCTCCGGGATATTAGAAAAGAAGAATGGAGTAACATCATCTATTTTCTAACATCCGTCTTTCATATTACCGTGATGATTGGTAACCACTCACTCTGCCATGATGACTTGAAATAAGATTCGCAAATAAGCATATACACTCAGGTCACACATGGAGTGTTacctgaataaataaataaactcgaGCTTTCTTAATATGCATGAACGTAATATAAGTAGGTGGTATTCATAATACACTTTGCCAATAGGAACAATAGGCTCCCCAATTAACTTCACTGATACATATTCGAAAACATCAATATGAAGGATTTATTTCACTGCCCACATCATTCCAATGTCCAAATACTTATTCAAgaaatgtttaatttattttgaagaagaagaagaagaaatgttttaattaatttgtttactaaacgatgattatataaaaatcaaGGTTTTGCCTTAATTAAAacctgaaaaatattttatgagaaATCAATCAACGACATTAgtacttaatttattaaactCTTTGCTAAACTAAtttcaaatcttttttattcatCATTCAACTTGATTTGTCTTAATTCATAAACTGAGATATTGAATGATTAAAAGAATCGCCTTACATAATTCTAcagtttatataaaataagaaattaaaaaatagaaaattgataCATTAAGCAAGAAAAAAGTTAAGTAGGAATTGACACATAACACTATGTAATAAaaccttattttatataattaatt
This region of Glycine soja cultivar W05 chromosome 17, ASM419377v2, whole genome shotgun sequence genomic DNA includes:
- the LOC114393307 gene encoding CASP-like protein 4A3, with the translated sequence MPSMKTSSSKTSESSTQFDSPHSPLRSFPLFDNADPFHSPQNDNSRAIVIVETTSTQFAQAAPPAPESEHRNPPPEAVVTRPVWPETKSSATVGRTRPRPVAPPSSVVPKREMMAKKVALGFRLSEVVLCLISFSVMAADKTRGWSGDSFDRYKEYRYCLSVNVIAFVYAAFQACDLAYQVVTGRRIINHHLRYHFDFFMDQVLAYLLVSAASSAATRVDDWQSNWGKDDFTEMASASIALTFLAFVAFAISSLISGYNLCTLFS